The following coding sequences lie in one Aspergillus luchuensis IFO 4308 DNA, chromosome 8, nearly complete sequence genomic window:
- a CDS encoding uncharacterized protein (COG:S;~EggNog:ENOG410PSY7;~InterPro:IPR014347), producing the protein MQRAINLIMAYVRTGGTRTMADFDDLAQRLLEAWDKVATKNGEGSKERQLNAVFVLGAITTGTESGFLLPRVQILLFDHADVGFKCGKQSLLGLG; encoded by the coding sequence ATGCAGCGTgccatcaacctcatcatGGCGTATGTTCGGACGGGTGGGACACGAACAATGGCCGACTTTGATGACCTTGCACAGCGTCTCTTGGAGGCTTGGGATAAAGTTGCCACTAAGAATGGAGAGGGTTCCAAGGAGAGACAACTGAATGCCGTGTTTGTGTTGGGTGCAATCACGACAGGCACGGAGAGCGGGTTTCTGTTGCCGCGGGTACAGATACTATTGTTTGATCATGCAGACGTTGGCTTTAAGTGTGGAAAGCAGTCTTTGTTGGGATTAGGCTAA
- a CDS encoding ankyrin repeat domain-containing protein (COG:S;~EggNog:ENOG410Q1D0;~InterPro:IPR002110,IPR036770,IPR020683;~PFAM:PF12796;~TransMembrane:1 (o293-314i);~go_function: GO:0005515 - protein binding [Evidence IEA]) — translation MASLSNLPLELLRWVAEYLTTQRDISHLTQTNKRLYHAIHSILCEYNVQHDESSALPWAAQKGETRLVTKLLTAGADISAYSPSPRYVERKVRNSRDIDPWAKNNALLYAAQGGHTAILKTLLGETRSGQTASPAQLRSVLHWALRQHDEQLVELMFAHKAPLDPATESSGAPSALGVAVAASYNAILPRLLALGARPGPRECPCPTERAIVTKQPEVIRLLLDHGLGLYGDNAVCHLAHEDDRDTLRLLLAYGMDLVNYGSAALFTAIRDGHYEMTELLIDNGAIKDVCCELYPPSGLFLGTAYSAVAMAILYERLDILRLLLDKGFLPGPRDLELATERNFTEAVSLLTPFAERDLHDGNVINMWHAFGWDPNNPRPRDGSMWDIKSRRQGIIDTSGTREPEPESLWATAVSNDDYNDSDGDYDSELEREYWRNSEYSRFYVS, via the coding sequence ATGGCGTCCCTTAGCAACCTCCCTTTAGAACTTTTACGCTGGGTGGCTGAATACCTAACCACTCAACGCGATATCAGTCATCTGACGCAGACGAATAAGCGCCTGTATCACGCGATACACTCTATTCTCTGCGAATACAATGTTCAACATGACGAGAGCTCCGCCTTACCTTGGGCTGCCCAAAAGGGAGAGACTCGCTTGGTGACCAAGCTCCTCACTGCCGGGGCCGACATTTCTGCctattctccctctccccggTACGTGGAAAGGAAGGTTCGGAACAGTAGGGACATCGATCCGTGGGCCAAGAATAATGCTTTGTTATACGCAGCCCAGGGGGGCCACACCGCAATCCTCAAAACACTTCTTGGGGAGACCCGGTCGGGCCAAACGGCATCGCCGGCACAGTTGCGGTCGGTCCTGCATTGGGCGCTGCGCCAGCACGATGAACAGCTAGTCGAGCTAATGTTTGCTCACAAGGCCCCGTTGGATCCTGCAACAGAATCAAGCGGCGCCCCATCTGCCCTCGGAGTCGCCGTGGCCGCCAGCTACAACGCCATCCTCCCCCGACTTCTGGCTCTTGGCGCACGTCCGGGGCCTCGTGAGTGCCCGTGCCCAACCGAGCGGGCTATTGTCACCAAGCAGCCGGAAGTTATACGGCTGCTGCTAGATCATGGCCTTGGCCTATACGGTGATAATGCGGTGTGTCACCTTGCCCATGAAGACGATCGCGATACGCTTCGGCTCTTGCTCGCATACGGCATGGATCTGGTGAATTACGGTTCTGCAGCCCTATTCACAGCTATTCGAGACGGCCACTACGAAATGACTGAATTGCTGATCGATAATGGGGCCATCAAGGATGTATGTTGTGAGCTGTATCCGCCGTCTGGTCTCTTTCTCGGTACTGCGTATAGCGCCGTTGCTATGGCTATATTGTATGAGCGGCTTGACATCCTGAGGCTCCTCCTCGACAAAGGCTTCCTTCCCGGCCCACGAGACTTGGAACTTGCCACTGAAAGGAATTTTACCGAGGCTGTGTCGCTTTTGACACCTTTCGCAGAACGCGACCTACATGACGGAAACGTTATCAACATGTGGCACGCCTTTGGATGGGACCCTAATAATCCCAGGCCCCGGGATGGATCCATGTGGGATATTAAATCTCGGAGACAGGGAATTATTGATACTTCTGGAACTagagagccagagccagagagCTTGTGGGCTACGGCTGTATCTAATGATGATTACAACGACTCTGACGGTGACTACGATTCGGAACTCGAACGAGAGTATTGGAGAAACAGCGAGTATAGTAGATTCTACGTGTCCTAA
- a CDS encoding putative choline kinase (COG:I;~EggNog:ENOG410PQJZ;~InterPro:IPR011009), whose translation MNTTLLRKNSVQTYYDTVTRELDKYHGKDKLRRLAHEGGVCLDHLVDYDFVSRLRRVIDKLESIGAKEGWCIHDFQFMNVLVRNNPEVGEGKVVLIDFEFVFRNYRAFDIGAHFLQKMFQWFNEESQIADCRPYSEEEKRHFCAEYASQWNEKTGDSDTGEEVFEEAELGYMLAITFEIHNMLCFMDQDDDKDPLNLLSLDKLHKEFTDQYAKLGLGR comes from the coding sequence ATGAATACGACCTTACTGAGGAAAAATTCGGTCCAAACGTACTATGATACTGTCACCAGGGAGCTTGACAAGTATCATGGAAAGGACAAGCTGAGGAGACTAGCTCATGAAGGGGGTGTCTGTTTGGACCACCTCGTGGATTATGACTTTGTGTCTAGACTCCGACGGGTTATAGATAAACTGGAATCCATCGGAGCGAAGGAGGGCTGGTGCATCCATGATTTCCAATTCATGAATGTCTTGGTGAGGAACAATCCAGAAGTGGGAGAAGGCAAAGTGGTTCTTATCGACTTCGAATTCGTCTTTCGCAACTACCGGGCGTTCGATATCGGTGCACACTTCCTGCAAAAGATGTTCCAGTGGTTCAACGAGGAGAGCCAGATAGCGGATTGTCGACCTTActcagaggaggaaaagaggcaCTTTTGTGCAGAGTATGCAAGCCAGTGGAATGAGAAAACAGGTGACTCGGATACAGGAGAGGAGGTCTTTGAGGAGGCTGAGCTCGGGTATATGCTGGCTATTACATTCGAAATCCACAATATGCTTTGCTTCATGGATCAGGATGATGACAAAGATCCGTTGAATCTTCTGTCGCTTGACAAGCTTCATAAAGAGTTCACCGACCAATATGCGAAGCTCGGGTTGGGACGCTGA